From the genome of Actinomycetes bacterium:
ATCAAGTCCGCGCCAGAGTTCGACGAGAAGGCGTACAAGGAGCGGGACTACCGCGACTCCTTGGGCGGGTACTACGGCACCCGGCGGCCTCTCTGAGAGCGCCGCCATGCGCCTGAGACAGCGCAACTAGGGACGTCCCCGCACCCCGGTGCGGGGACGTCCCAGCGCAATTGGGCCGGTACCCGAGACGAGCCCGCAGTAGCTCCGCAACATTCCACGGCTTTGCACTTGCTGGGCGCTCGCGGGAGTAGCGGACGCGATCCGACCGGAATGCGTCGTACGGTCCCCGGCATGACGACCGACACCCCCACCCCGACCCCGTCTGCCTCGAGCCCCGCGGCCTCGGCAGGCGCCGACCAGCGCCCGTGGGAGCCGCCGCTCGCCGGCACCGAGACCGAGCACCTGCTGGGCGCGCTCGACCGGATGCGCTGGACCTTCCGCTGGAAGGCCGGTCACCTGGACAAGGCCGGCCTGCGGACCAGGCTGGGCACGTCCGAGCTGACCCTCGGCGGCCTGCTCAAGCACCTCGCCTTCGTCGAGGACTACACGTTCACCACCAAGCTGCGCGGCGAGTCGCCCGGAGAGCCGTGGGAGTCGACCTACCGGTTCGACGTCGAGGACTGGGTCTTCGCCTCCGCCGCGGACCAGACGCCCGAGGAGCTCTACGCCCTCTGGGACGAGGCTGTCGAGCGGTCCCGCGCGAGGGTCGCGGCCGCGCTGGCCGACGGCGGGCTCGACCAACCTGTCGACATCGCGGACGACGACGGCCGGCACGCCAGCCTG
Proteins encoded in this window:
- a CDS encoding DUF664 domain-containing protein, yielding MTTDTPTPTPSASSPAASAGADQRPWEPPLAGTETEHLLGALDRMRWTFRWKAGHLDKAGLRTRLGTSELTLGGLLKHLAFVEDYTFTTKLRGESPGEPWESTYRFDVEDWVFASAADQTPEELYALWDEAVERSRARVAAALADGGLDQPVDIADDDGRHASLRRLVFDLVEEYGRHAGHADLLREAVDGLVGEDPPDGWRP